One region of Triticum aestivum cultivar Chinese Spring chromosome 6B, IWGSC CS RefSeq v2.1, whole genome shotgun sequence genomic DNA includes:
- the LOC123136021 gene encoding THO complex subunit 7B has product MLTKGRRVAGRGEDMSAHYAFGPHEDDAIIKHRLLTRITTTRGEPPLKKLQKKFMSFATEIEKDADNTSDCERLYKAFLQEINTFELPLLKSKAVVDANLREKESFNELQVEIQRQILQAQTDIEDLKKQLEQSKIERQHKEECEAIRKLISSQPPRSETEKLIANLEKEIANLEAESAACTRTLELRKKQFALLLHVVEELQISIEDEQRNIADELRAATEEPKLSIEEGSGGASDAMAVD; this is encoded by the exons ATGCTTACCAAAGGGAGGAGAGTTGCTGGGAGGGGTGAAGACATGTCTGCACATTATGCATTTGGGCCACATGAGGATGATGCGATTATCAAACATCGGCTTCTGACTAGGATCACAACTACCAGGGGTGAACCACCCCTAAAGAAGCTCCAAAAGAAGTTCATGTCCTTCGCCACTGAGATCGAGAAGGATGCAGACAATACTAGTGACTGTGAGCGGCTGTACAAGGCCTTTCTGCAGGAAATTAACACTTTTGAGCTGCCTCTTCTAAAAAGCAAGGCTGTAGTTGATGCAAATCTCAGGGAGAAGGAGAGCTTCAACGAGCTGCAGGTGGAGATCCAGCGACAAATCTTGCAAGCTCAGACTGATATTGAGGATCTTAAGAAGCAACTTGAGCAAAGCAAGATTGAGAGGCAGCACAAAGAGGAGTGTGAGGCGATCAGAAAATTGATTTCGTCCCAGCCTCCACGTTCAGAAACCGAGAAACTTATTGCTAATCTTGAGAAGGAGATAGCTAATTTGGAGGCCGAGAGTGCAGCATGTACAAGAACGTTAGAGCTTAGGAAGAAGCAGTTTGCTCTTCTTCTTCATGTG GTGGAGGAATTGCAAATCTCGATCGAAGATGAGCAAAGGAACATAGCAGATGAGCTGAGAGCCGCTACTGAAGAGCCAAAGTTGAGCATAGAGGAAGGCAGCGGCGGCGCTTCGGATGCGATGGCTGTAGACTGA
- the LOC123136022 gene encoding cyclin-P4-1, producing the protein MEMERRASSSSKRASGAPPKVVAVLAGLLERAAKRGDAVECGFGSAAFRGPTEKKPEIGVRRYAERIYRYAGCSPACFVVAYAYLDRLAAPPQDDAGGEEVAVDSYSVHRLLITSVMVAAKFMDDIHYNNAYFARVGGVEVREMNGLELEFLFALRFRLNVTPDDFASYCAALEGEMMATTTPPPLSPPAVMVSVSVSPEEEEEAAVAGGGIITAFAAAARVSVAEITQ; encoded by the exons ATGGAGATGGAGCGGCGggcgagcagcagcagcaagcGCGCGTCCGGCGCACCGCCCAAGGTGGTGGCCGTCCTCGCGGGCCTGCTCGAGCGCGCCGCCAAGCGCGGCGACGCTGTGGAGTGCGGCTTCGGCTCGGCGGCGTTCCGGGGGCCGACGGAGAAGAAGCCGGAGATCGGCGTGCGGCGGTACGCGGAGCGCATATACCGGTACGCCGGGTGCAGCCCGGCGTGCTTCGTGGTCGCCTACGCCTACCTcgaccgcctcgccgcgccgccacaGGATGAtgccggcggcgaggaggtggccgtGGACTCGTACAGCGTGCACCGCCTGCTCATCACCAGCGTCATGGTCGCCGCCAAGTTCATGGACGACAT ACACTACAACAACGCCTACTTCGCGCGGGTGGGCGGCGTGGAGGTGCGGGAGATGAACGGCCTCGAATTAGAGTTCCTCTTCGCGCTGCGCTTCCGCCTCAACGTCACGCCCGACGACTTCGCATCCTACTGCGCCGCGCTCGAGGGCGAGATGAtggccaccaccacgccgccgccgctgtctccGCCGGCGGTCATGGTCTCGGTCTCggtctcgccggaggaggaggaagaagcggcCGTCGCGGGAGGCGGCATCATCACGGCCTTCGCGGCGGCTGCTCGGGTATCTGTGGCCGAGATCACCCAATGA